From Triticum aestivum cultivar Chinese Spring chromosome 7B, IWGSC CS RefSeq v2.1, whole genome shotgun sequence:
cttttagCTAGCAAATGTATTTTGTACAATGTGGGACTTGGCCAGATAAATATCTTGCATTTActagcactgccacaaaaagtttgggaggcttTCGAGTTTCTTTGAAATTTTCATAAATGGAAAGGCATTTAAATGATTGCCGAAGTCACGGTTATATTCACAAAAGGGGATTTAAACACTTTACAAAAGTGTTGagtcaccaccataattagttatggaatattggccacactttgaacattaaattttgcatgtttgagaaactttaatttgaatttgaatttgaaatatgATTTGGATTaagcgaggattagcaacagtaatgtgatgacatggcaccattagtgggggattactgtagcttaattatccgggcgtcacaattctcctccactacaagaaatctcgtcccgagatttaaggcgtGGAATAGGGAGGAAGCTATAAGGATGGATGTCTGAAAAGATCGGCATCCGGTAGTTAGAAGCACCAGGAAACGTATCGAGAGTGCTATAAGAAGGTTCAACAAGTTTCAACCAGGTAGGCATCCAGCTGATGCATAAAACAGGTGATGAAGGGGGTTCAAAGCATcaagaataagtattgcatctgataccagaacagaTGACAAGAaagtggctcgtgaattacatacgaaaccAAGCATGGGGAACAATTTTGGAagacagggatgtacaggagagtcaggtttcgatcctgtggaactgtgggttatgggcccatcatgtaGGTTAAAAGCAAGAAGGCGTTACATTTTGCACAGTCATGATAGCAAGGTAGGTCAGAGGACAacatgtcagttatgttggcaacaacgttggtaccaagggcgagggacaaagagaaccatttccctgctcgttaagacgaggcagaccaataggcaaagttatcgtccatcggtggctaccggaatgccatcaataatagtaacaaggtcttactgatagagtttgtacaccgaggtgtttacataagcagggaattatcactgctcagatatgttaggtcgcaagaaaggttaaacaaagcaATGGAGACCTGGATCAATTATCGGTCTTCTCGTGTGTTTAACAACGCAGAACCCGTGGAAATTTTTGAATCGGCGAGAATAATAGCTGATgaaaaactcataagaagttatgtagttccgtgatattctcgggATACCAGAGGGTAACACTCGAAGGTATATCAATGTAGAGGCTGAACAGGTGAAACGATCTGAAGAAGActagtactttaacttgtccgataaATGGATCAAacaagaacaatatggtcggaaccacgattgcaaaggaccaaCATAGATACAAGATGGACTTATCACAATGGGATTATTATTagaacaagaagcttccatgataagttccacatcgggtttgtgggcatgaacacaaaggttcaaggtcgactctcacttctctaatgcacaactttcCATTCACCTCTCGCATTCGAAGAAGTTGTAGAATTGAAAATTTATCCGAAGAAACACTAGTAGATATAACTCGCATAATCTTCGGGTTCACATGGATTTAGGTAAGACAAagattcaacccatcggggcatctgaggaacatataccacaaacttcacgagTAAATAACTCAATCCCGAGAGTAGAGCATGGTTCAGAAAGCAGAAGAtataatttaccaaaggcattatgtatccgaggaaacgCTCACAAGGTTACTGTATATGAAGGAAGCTGTCGGATAGAACCCCACAAAGGATCTAGTGgttcacaagggatctgatgtgagcattagtactcaaccagaggtagaaagaatgcaaggatatcagattatagaagcaactgactaattcagagttcaatgcaaaggaattacgatttccaaaatcaagggatcagaagcaaacgctctaaccaaggatggttaagttgaatagacttagggcacaatcaatggcaatttgattggccgagaaccagctcatgttcgggaAGACGTCTGAGACGGAAAGATAATCTATAAGGATCAATTGATTATTGCAACACAGACATATCAAATCGAAAGACTcaagatgataatgacaaaggacgtcgatggatactgctaggcatatggaattaaccagagTGTAGGCAGGTAAGACCTTCTAGAGCAATGGGCGATAGAGGTCATCGAAAGCTCAGATTGTATTAaaaagtatcttatgaagcataagaataactggggatggatggatactcgataagagcgagtaattatccgtaggggtattcatgcgacAAGGACTACAGGGCGGTAAGCATAAAGGATCCTCGGAACATCGAAGAGTATtttaggacatcttgtaataacaagagcaactggggatgaaggtatgaacgacaacgtAGGTAGTTACACATAAGGATTTATCGATGTTAGGGATTGCAACAACGAAGGGAACAAGGGTCTCGAGAAAacttcggagagtatcttcagaaccttctagtgcaccaagtaatcatctggagtgaggggctctccgggagaaagtatttatgagaacctagagttGTTAGCAAAATCAGTTAACcagaatggaagagagatcagattctcagagtatagacgaggaataaaagatcctaataccacccaattggcgacgtgggcccgtaagccacacagccatgttagtagatcagtttttttcaaagactagacacaacttcggccaaggagttggaaagggggatcctacaggcagtcggctctgttaccaacttgtgacgcccctgattcgatcatacactaatcatacacgcaaatgtgtacgatcaagatcagggactcacaggaagatatcacaacacaactctagacacaaaaagAAATAATACAAggttcatattacaagccaggggcctcgagggctcaaatacatagaTCGATACAccagagtcagtggaagcaacaatatctgagtacagacataagttaaacaaggatgccttaagaaggctaacacaaaaacaacaacgatcgaagaggcaaggcctcctgcctaggacctcctaactactcctggtcgtcgtcggtctCCATGTAACAGCAtccatcagcggtggcatctggctccaaggatccaccatctggttgcaacaaccagaaagaagaaagaagggggaaagggggagcaaagcaaccgtgagtactcatccaaagtactcgcaagcatcagatctatactaagtatgcactggtatcaaatgaaaggtttgtatctgtggactgaactccagaatgccagaatagaggggggaaggcctagcctatcgaagactagcatcttcacgcagctccaagcatcttgcagcatgtagaagagtaaagaatagcagtttataattaacaagcatgttgtaacattaatgcccagagatccttcctcgactccctgcgagaaagcaatcccggagccacatattcaagtatccatttgtagttgtataagatcaggatataagtctgaacgtctgttaccgtggacacggctattaatagataatctgccctgcaggggtgcaccacgttttccaacatgctcaatcactctggccggacacacctttctggggtcaatgcccggcctcggaagatcaacacgtcgcagtccgacctaggctcagcaaagaggtccccgccggtctacctcctaagcactccggggtctgggcccatcgcccgttgcactccgggtcgttgcgagcagggcggaccaggctccaccactacaggatggtgccggcctagccgtgccgcactgctgaactggacgtctgacaaagcttcggctgataccacgacatcgaggcccatatctattctcgcgtggtggttggtgCATAAAGgtcaaaggccaactcagaacaaatacccaaaccatagtgtattattagcttgccgagacgagcagagactcacgatcgaaagtgaccccgtcgccccgtctcgtggacttacgacaagggcctagaatgcccggccgtgccatgtCAGAATCTTgagggtgctctccgggcccgcccgactttcaccaaggtctcaagtaaagtcaaggtaaccgtgtgtccaaacatcaaggggaaaacccgaggaatcacccccggaggattccactcaatgtaatcatcaaggtgaacataagatggaccaccctcgaggttcacacttgaggtgttgaacgacagagccgtatcggaaatggtgaaggaggaaatcaccctcgatgacaacgaccgaatagctacactacagaattatcattaggagtgcgttatgagggatcacctcggcactcgatagtagctctgcagagtcgagcaacaaaagggacgtgatgtgatgtgaggtgtcaggctctggtcctcgatcatgttgacctagtcgtcgatgatgaagtaggggcaacaaggacaagatggtggtcactgatggatcactaaccaacctatactaagcagtttaggataggcaggtaggtaacaatagcaggtacaaaagcaggctatgcatcagaataggagcaaacaataatagtagcaaaatctaatgcaagcatgagagtatagaatgggcgatatcaggatgatcaaagggggggcttgcctggttgctcagacaagaaggagggtcgtcatcggcgtagtcgatcacagtggcatcagcagtggtctcggggtctaacggagagaagagggggaaaaacagtaaatacatagcaacaGATGCATGTCaagtcaacaagcagagctaggggtgttctaacacaACGTTAGGCGATAcgggcgaagggggaaacatccgggaaagttttcccggttccggacgtctgtcagacagatgaaccggaggggaaaagttcaatgtttgctatgctagggacgtgtggcggacgaacggatcgcgtattcggattcatctcgtcgttctgagcaactttcatgtagaaaacattttcatccgagttacggattattttatatgattttacaaAGAATTAATCATTTTCTGGGATTATTATTATTTAGCTAAAACGAAAAAGAATTACTGTgccatcatgatgtcagcatgacatcagcagtcaaagttgaccgttgaccagtcaaaTTGACGCATGGGTCCCATTCGTCATAGGCTCAGAGTAATTAAGCAAGGTTAATTGGTTTTGACTAAAAGATTagattaactaattttaattagtttagttaaacataattaattaactaattaattaatagtTTTATTATatatttatttctttcttttttttacagGAAAGGGGCGTGGGGCCCCGCTGTCAAGGGCCCATAGGCCATAGCGGGCAGGGTCGTCGAGGCCATGGCCTCAGCCGATGGCGACCGTGTAGGGCGGCATGCGGGGGGGAATGGAGCGAGCGACCGTGTGCAGAGGCACGGGCGCAGGGCGCGTGTGCGGAGGCAAAGGCGCAGCCCCGGCGCGGCGAGGGGAAGGCGGAGATGGCCGCGGGGCGAGGCGCGAAGGTGGGGCGCAGGCAGAGTGTGGGCCGCAACAGCAGCGGACAGAGCACCGCCGGCGGGCGCGGGCACACGCACTGGGTGTGGCCGGTGCGCGGGTCAGgtggcaacggcgagcgatggACGAGGTCGCGGCACATGGGGTAGAGACGAGAGGAGGAGGGCGCGGCCCTCACCGGCGTTGGAGGGCAGAGGTGGCGGCAAGGCTCGATGTGGTCCGgtggggaggaggatggggacggttCGGCGACGGTGGCGGGGTCAACTACAGGAAagaggtcgaggcggcgaggtccCCGGGTGATGGTGAGGTGGCGTCGGCGGGGTGGCATCGGGGATGGCGAGGCAGACGGCGTGCGGCGGCGTCGGAGGCTCCGGCGAGGGGGGCCCttggcgacggtggcgtcgggacGCGGCGGGGGGGGAGGGGGAACAGCCCGATCCAGACCAGattgggagagggagagagagagtcgTGGGGGGGAGTGTGGGTGATCGGTCCAGATATTTTGGGGGAGTGGGGgataagggagagggagaggtgggccggttgggctggttggcccagttgggcgaGCTGGCTGGGGTGGGATGGGCTGAGGCCTAGGGGGAGCCAGggtttttttcttattttcttttgcctcttttctttttccattttcttttagCTAGCAAATGTATTTTGTACAATGTGGGACTTGGCCAGATAAATATCTTGCATTTActagcactgccacaaaaagtttgggaggcttTCGAGTTTCTTTGAAATTTTATAAATGGAAAGGCATTTAAATGATTCTCGAAGTCACAGTTATATTCACAAAAGGTTATTTAAACACTTTgcaaaagtgttgggtcaccaccataattagttatggaatattggCCAAGCTTTGAACATTaaattttgcatgtttgagaaattttaatttgaatttgaatttgaaatatgATTTAGATCAAgcaaggattagcaacagtaatgtgatgacatggcatctttagtgggggattactgtagcctaattatccgggcgtcacaagaggCTAAAGGCTAAAGTTGGAAGATATGCACGGGCACCATGGTGCTCGTTACAAAAAACATTTTCCACTTTGCAAAGAAAAATCAAAATTTTTTGTGAACATAAACATACATATATACTATGTATATGCAAAATTTCACAACATTTTATGTTCACATGTGGCGTAAAAAAAAGACAAATATGTATTTTCAAATGGGCCGCTTTTTCTGTTTTTGGGCCAGATTTATTTTTGTACAGCTTACaaattacattttttaaaacaAAATTTCATAGATCCGTAGTGAACACATACAGGTAGCCACATAATTTTTTCGCTTTTTATTGGAATGTCTaaatatttttcttaattttttaaaATAAAGGGCACCATGGTGCCCGTGTACCATAACTTCACATTCGGCTAAAGACCTCATTCATGCAAATAAATCTGTAGGCCTAATCTTAGGAACTTCTCATCTGGAGGTTCTTGATTATTCGGATACGAAACCATATGAATATTTTTAGAGAAAGATGTAACTGCTGCCGAGTGCCCGTACACCTCATGATCAGTAAATTCAtaaaaagtttgaaaaaaaatctgcaattttcagggatcaaagatgatcaaagatttgatATTCTTGCAAAGTTTCAaccacaaatcatattcatggagCCCTCACCAAAAAAAGCACTGCCCAAAAGTGCACATAAACTTTGagcatgattttgttttttttagGCGAGGGCTCCTCGAATGTTATTTGTAGCTAGGACTTCCCAAGATCATCGAAAGTTTGATCATTTGATATCCCAAAGTTTcatatttcttttgaattttttttgaatttactgttcatagagggtgtaggggcacccggGTGTTGAAAGTCATGTTTCATATTTTTACTGCATACTAACTTGCGTGAAAATTTTCCATGGAGACGAACCTGTTGCACAGATCTGTTTGTTGTCATGAGAACTATGACATACACATATttattttgaaaatatttcttcatTGGATGCAACCAAATAATTTCAGTTACTTTTTTCTGCATTTAGAATCCTACTGAACCAAACAAACCCTAAAAATAAAGACAGTGATGTGGTGAACAAACTCGTATACAAGATAAGTTGTGCCCATCTAGATCTGGTATGTTAAGTCAAGTGAGTATGCACAAGCTAGAGTCTGGCCATTGCTAGCATCATAGTGAATATatacaatactccctccgtccgggtgtataagtcattcgcgtagttctaggtcatcgatttgaggaattaaatatgtgttatatgtcatgaaaagtataccactagatttccacacggatgtagtttctaaatatatattttttgtcacatataatacatatttagatagttaaattatcgacctagaactacgcgaatgacttatacaccgggacggaggtagtactagtgTTGGCATACCATTTACTAATGCCAGCTGAATGATAAATGCGATGTTTTCCGTGTGAACAGTCAAGACAGTCGTGTCATTCATTCATGCCCATGAACAACCGTTAATACGACAATTTGACAAAATGGGATTGGATGAattgttatttcatccaccatagAATGTAAGACTTCCATGTATCTCAATATTTTTGGTTTGATTTTGATTAACAACTAGACCAATAAAATAGTACTATAAATTATGCAATACAATGTAGTTTCGCTTAATAGAAATTGGAATCCAGTGGTATTAATTTTGTGCTACCGTGTAACTCGCGTCTTATTAATGAGCACTCCTTGATCAAGCTTAAATATTGAAATATGTAGAGGTCTTACATTCTACAATGAGAAAAGCACCATTGTACATAGCTTGAGACAGAGACACCTCCAAGCTCCTACCTTTATGAGTTAAACTTTTTAAAAATCAATAGAGTTTGTTTGATTTGTTATTATTTAGTCCAGAGGAATTTGATTTCGATAATGCAACCAATTTATTAATAAAACATCACTGTGCCCTGTCTCTAGATTTATTCTTTATTTTTAGAACAGCTATATGTACAATCAAACTGTGCACTCCATTAACTTAAAAAAAAATTGTGCACTCCATTGATTTTTCTTGGTGCAATCAAAATTTTCTTGTTATAAAGTGTCAGTGTGTGAACTATCAAGACGCCATGCACTCATTCATGGCCTAGTCCAGCAAGCATACGTGCTCCACCAGGCTGAGGTTGGAATGCATGCATGCACCTCTACATGAGTGTACTATACATAGACATAAGTGCAGTATGTACGCTGAAGTGTGTGAATGATCGAGACGGGGCATGCATTCGTGACGGTGAACAGAACAACCATTCACGCGCACTTCCCAATACCACACCATGTATGCATGCACACCATCGTAAGTTCGTAACCTATAGGAGCTATAACTTTGAGTGGGAACGTTGTGAACAAGGTGGCCTCGATCTAGTCTCTGCTATCTCACCATTCGTTTTTTCAGAAGGATCTGTGCCATTTAATTCAGTAGATGTACAATTGATTTCACACACTGTACTTGTGAATTTTGCCAGTGGACTTGTGAGCCATCCATATGCATTCCTGTTCATCCCTTGGTTGGATTTCAAGTCCTAGTTGCATAGGGTGTTGAATGCCAACCCGAAACTAATTAAACGTCTAAGACAAAGTCACCCAAGGTGGGCACTAGTACTCCAAGCTTTCCATATATATACGCACCTCTACCCTCTTATTGTCTCACAAAACACAGGGAGACGCAACTTCCCACCATTCTACTAGCTCACTGAGCTCTCGTTTCCCCTTCTTGCAAACAATTATGACCATGGCTAGTCCATTCGTCGTCTTTGTTTGTCTACTCATCGTGCTACCTCAAATCCAGGCCACTTCTAACCCCTACAATGGGACTGTACCTCTTCAGGGGTGTCAGATCCCTTGTATGACCGAGGTTAACTTGCACTTGTTCTTGCACCAATTCGTCGATGGACCAAACCAGCCAAACCGCAATGAGGAAACCTTGCTCCAAACAAGTTTTCCTTTTGGGTTTGGGACGACGATAGTCCATGACTGGACTCTTACCGAGACAACGAATTCCAAAGATACTGTTGTTGCACGTGCACAAGGCGTGCATGTCCAGGCTGGTTTGACCAAGGATAATAGATGGTACATGACTCATAACATAGAGTTTGGGCAAGGAAGGTAATGTGTTCTCTGTTTCACTATCTCGGTATATTTCTTGAGTCTTTCACCCGCGACATTCAAGTTATGTGCTTGCCTCTATTATATTTGTAGCTAAGGATTTTACACAACTTACTGGTGTACATACACATATT
This genomic window contains:
- the LOC123160526 gene encoding dirigent protein 5 — protein: MTMASPFVVFVCLLIVLPQIQATSNPYNGTVPLQGCQIPCMTEVNLHLFLHQFVDGPNQPNRNEETLLQTSFPFGFGTTIVHDWTLTETTNSKDTVVARAQGVHVQAGLTKDNRWYMTHNIEFGQGRFAGSTLQVIGITAGLESGQWSIVGGTGQFIMAQGIISFTNHPASTWEDGTTELNIRVRYTTPQPA